One window from the genome of Lysobacter helvus encodes:
- a CDS encoding PilN domain-containing protein, whose product MARINLLPWRAERRRLRQKEFLAMLGASAVAAALISFGIVMFYNRQIDGQNERNAFVKDQITQVDSKIKEIEELDKKKAKLLARKEVIEQLQANRSQMVHLFDSLVRTIPDGVTLSAIKQEGDVLTLSGRSQSNARVSTYMRNLEGSGWMTNPELSVIEARGDNKGLPYEFNLQVKLANPNAPKDTNGDGIPDTVATAPVATPVDVTAPASFATAAPAPAATAAAAPAAPAATAAKPTTGGAQ is encoded by the coding sequence ATGGCACGGATCAACCTCCTCCCCTGGCGCGCGGAACGCCGCCGGCTCCGGCAGAAGGAATTCCTGGCGATGCTGGGCGCGTCCGCGGTCGCCGCGGCGCTGATCTCCTTCGGGATCGTGATGTTCTACAACCGCCAGATCGACGGCCAGAACGAGCGCAACGCGTTCGTCAAGGACCAGATCACGCAGGTCGATTCCAAGATCAAGGAGATCGAGGAACTCGACAAGAAGAAAGCGAAGCTGCTGGCGCGCAAGGAAGTCATCGAGCAGCTGCAGGCCAACCGCTCGCAGATGGTGCATCTGTTCGATTCGCTGGTGCGCACGATCCCCGACGGCGTCACGCTCTCGGCAATCAAGCAGGAAGGCGACGTGCTCACGCTGTCGGGCCGCTCGCAGTCCAACGCGCGCGTCAGTACCTACATGCGCAACCTCGAAGGCTCCGGCTGGATGACCAACCCCGAGCTGTCGGTCATCGAAGCGCGCGGCGACAACAAGGGCCTGCCGTACGAGTTCAACCTGCAGGTCAAGCTGGCCAACCCGAACGCGCCGAAGGACACCAACGGCGACGGCATCCCCGACACGGTGGCCACCGCCCCGGTCGCCACGCCCGTCGACGTGACCGCCCCGGCTTCGTTCGCCACCGCCGCGCCCGCACCGGCCGCCACCGCCGCCGCCGCGCCGGCCGCGCCCGCCGCAACCGCTGCAAAGCCGACCACCGGAGGCGCCCAGTGA
- a CDS encoding DUF58 domain-containing protein codes for MAEDRQPREGLAPTLQELVGLRALALGRRAARRGRHGVSGQALSPLRGRGMEYAESREYAIGDDARHIDWRLTARSGRPHTKLFQAERERLTLLVADTAPSMYFGTRVRFKSVQAARAGAIATWAALRDGDRIAALRGSTREAPIPPAAGPRGALRVLDALVRWYAAPPADDAGLGVALDHAARLLRPGSRLVVLADPASIAAIPAHRWPAFALHHDTTVLLLVDPLERDPPKAALPFFAAGEAAHRVELDLASPAQRQRWRTEFVAPLDAALQALPARGVRVQIVSTDAPSDAWLGAWGRPQASVA; via the coding sequence ATGGCCGAGGATCGGCAACCGCGCGAAGGCCTCGCGCCGACCCTGCAGGAACTGGTCGGCCTGCGAGCGCTTGCGTTGGGCCGTCGCGCTGCGCGGCGCGGACGCCACGGTGTGTCCGGCCAGGCGCTGTCGCCGTTGCGCGGCCGTGGCATGGAATACGCCGAATCGCGCGAGTACGCGATCGGCGACGACGCGCGCCACATCGACTGGCGCCTCACCGCGCGCAGCGGACGCCCGCACACCAAGTTGTTCCAGGCCGAACGCGAACGCCTGACGCTGCTCGTCGCCGACACCGCGCCGTCGATGTATTTCGGCACGCGCGTGCGCTTCAAGTCGGTGCAGGCCGCGCGCGCCGGCGCGATCGCCACGTGGGCCGCCCTGCGCGACGGCGACCGCATCGCCGCCTTGCGCGGCAGCACGCGCGAAGCGCCGATCCCGCCCGCCGCCGGTCCGCGTGGCGCATTGCGCGTGCTCGATGCGCTCGTGCGCTGGTACGCCGCGCCGCCCGCCGACGACGCGGGCCTCGGCGTCGCGCTCGACCACGCGGCACGATTGCTGCGCCCCGGTTCCCGTCTCGTCGTGCTCGCCGATCCCGCCAGCATCGCCGCGATTCCCGCGCATCGCTGGCCCGCGTTCGCGCTGCACCACGACACCACCGTGTTGTTGCTGGTGGATCCGCTCGAGCGCGATCCGCCGAAGGCCGCGCTGCCGTTCTTCGCCGCCGGCGAAGCCGCGCATCGCGTCGAGCTCGACCTCGCCAGCCCCGCGCAACGCCAGCGCTGGCGGACGGAATTCGTCGCGCCGCTCGACGCCGCATTGCAGGCCTTGCCCGCGCGCGGCGTGCGCGTGCAGATCGTGTCCACCGATGCGCCGAGCGATGCCTGGCTCGGCGCATGGGGCCGGCCGCAGGCCAGCGTGGCCTGA
- a CDS encoding penicillin-binding protein 1A produces MSRFRRWLRWTLVAFLGAVVLGVLGLTLLYFLIAPKLPDVDALRHVELQEPMYVYARDGRLMALFGETRRYPIDIERVPPKLKQSFIAIEDARFYEHHGVDYKGVARAVWLLATTNDKRVPGGSTITQQVARQFFLSSEYSYTRKLAEMMLAMRMENELTKDEIFELYLNKSFFGNRAYGVAAASEFYYGKSLDQLSLDEMATLASIPKFPSSGNPITNPERAKLRRDYVLQRMRELGFIGVAEERAAVSVPMHATPHERPVEVYAPYVAEMVRQAMVAKFGGDVLTKGYHVTTTIDPTLQVAADQAIRDGLATYDHRHGWRGAEKQVDLGTESSPDALRAHLRGMSVQGDLWPALVTGTGAGTATVLLGDGTSLELGASASTWTGKSPSALVKRGDIVRVRRIVPKPALDKDGKPVALAAADAKPKFELDQLPRAQSTLISLDADTGALRALVGGFSFASNKFNRATQSRRQPGSSFKPFLYAAAFERGFNPASIVLDAPVVFKDRVGHTWRPQNDTGDFKGPMRLREALVQSRNLVSVRLLDAIGVDYARKYISHFGFPIDQLVPNLSMSLGASSLKPIDVARGYAVFANGGYLVNPWFVDEVKDRNGTVIFKEKPPIACRGCGQRAGQETASSVVDGFDLGNAPAPVAKPAGDKAQAKPTAPPPDAVLAPRAIDERVAYQLVSMMRDVVQRGTGTAAKVLGREDVGGKTGSTNDHRDAWFSGFGGNMVTTVWVGRDKFESLGYREYGGKAALPIWIDYMRVALKDRPIMANDPPDGMVKVSVGAGGQLLPEGNGGIVEWVKNEDLEKMENYVDYGPEDTAPSEEAFDIF; encoded by the coding sequence ATGTCACGTTTTCGTCGTTGGCTGCGCTGGACGCTCGTCGCGTTCCTGGGCGCGGTGGTCCTGGGCGTCCTGGGTCTGACCCTCCTGTATTTCCTGATCGCTCCCAAGCTGCCCGACGTGGACGCCCTGCGCCATGTCGAACTGCAGGAGCCCATGTACGTGTACGCGCGGGACGGGCGGCTCATGGCCCTGTTCGGCGAGACGCGCCGCTACCCGATCGACATCGAGCGCGTGCCGCCGAAGTTGAAGCAGTCCTTCATCGCGATCGAGGACGCGCGCTTCTACGAACACCACGGCGTGGACTACAAGGGCGTCGCCCGCGCGGTGTGGCTGCTCGCCACCACCAACGACAAGCGCGTGCCCGGCGGATCGACGATCACGCAGCAGGTGGCGCGCCAGTTCTTCCTGAGCTCCGAGTACAGCTACACGCGCAAGCTCGCGGAAATGATGCTGGCGATGCGCATGGAGAACGAGCTGACGAAGGACGAGATCTTCGAGCTCTATCTCAACAAGAGTTTCTTCGGCAACCGCGCCTACGGCGTGGCCGCGGCCTCGGAGTTCTATTACGGCAAGTCGCTCGACCAGCTCTCGCTGGACGAAATGGCCACGCTCGCGTCGATCCCGAAGTTCCCCTCCAGCGGCAACCCGATCACCAACCCCGAGCGCGCGAAGCTGCGTCGCGACTACGTGCTGCAGCGCATGCGCGAGCTGGGCTTCATCGGCGTGGCCGAGGAACGCGCCGCGGTGTCCGTGCCGATGCACGCCACGCCGCACGAGCGCCCGGTCGAGGTCTATGCGCCGTACGTGGCCGAGATGGTGCGCCAGGCGATGGTGGCGAAGTTCGGCGGCGACGTGCTGACCAAGGGCTACCACGTCACCACCACGATCGACCCCACCCTGCAGGTGGCGGCCGACCAGGCGATCCGCGATGGCCTGGCCACCTACGACCACCGCCATGGCTGGCGCGGCGCCGAAAAGCAGGTCGACCTCGGCACCGAGTCCTCGCCCGACGCCCTGCGCGCGCACCTGCGCGGCATGTCGGTCCAGGGCGACCTGTGGCCGGCGCTCGTGACCGGTACCGGCGCGGGCACCGCGACCGTGTTGCTCGGCGACGGCACGTCGCTCGAACTGGGCGCCTCCGCCAGCACGTGGACCGGCAAGAGCCCGTCCGCATTGGTGAAGCGCGGCGACATCGTGCGCGTGCGCCGCATCGTGCCGAAGCCCGCGCTCGACAAGGACGGCAAGCCCGTCGCGTTGGCCGCCGCCGATGCGAAGCCCAAGTTCGAACTCGACCAGCTGCCGCGCGCGCAGTCCACGCTGATCTCGCTCGATGCCGACACCGGTGCGCTGCGCGCGCTCGTCGGCGGTTTCAGCTTCGCGTCCAACAAGTTCAACCGCGCCACGCAGTCGCGTCGCCAGCCGGGGTCGAGCTTCAAGCCGTTCCTCTATGCAGCGGCGTTCGAGCGCGGATTCAATCCGGCGTCGATCGTCCTCGACGCACCGGTGGTGTTCAAGGATCGCGTCGGCCACACGTGGCGCCCGCAGAACGACACCGGCGACTTCAAGGGCCCGATGCGCCTGCGCGAAGCGCTGGTGCAGTCGCGCAACCTGGTGTCGGTGCGCCTGCTCGATGCGATCGGCGTGGATTACGCGCGGAAGTACATCAGCCACTTCGGCTTCCCGATCGACCAGCTGGTCCCCAACCTGTCGATGTCGCTCGGCGCCTCGTCGCTCAAGCCGATCGACGTCGCGCGCGGCTACGCGGTGTTCGCCAACGGCGGCTACCTCGTCAATCCGTGGTTCGTCGATGAAGTGAAGGACCGCAACGGCACGGTGATCTTCAAGGAGAAGCCGCCGATCGCCTGCCGCGGGTGCGGCCAGCGCGCGGGGCAGGAAACCGCGTCGAGCGTCGTCGATGGCTTCGACCTCGGCAACGCGCCCGCGCCGGTCGCCAAGCCCGCCGGCGACAAGGCGCAGGCCAAGCCGACGGCCCCGCCGCCGGACGCCGTCCTCGCGCCCCGCGCGATCGACGAGCGCGTGGCCTACCAGCTCGTCTCGATGATGCGCGACGTCGTGCAGCGCGGCACCGGCACGGCCGCCAAGGTGCTCGGCCGCGAAGACGTCGGCGGCAAGACCGGCTCCACCAACGACCACCGCGATGCGTGGTTCTCCGGCTTCGGCGGCAACATGGTGACCACCGTGTGGGTGGGCCGCGACAAGTTCGAGTCGCTGGGCTATCGCGAATACGGCGGCAAGGCCGCGTTGCCGATCTGGATCGACTACATGCGCGTCGCGCTGAAGGATCGTCCGATCATGGCCAACGATCCGCCCGACGGCATGGTCAAGGTCTCCGTCGGCGCCGGCGGCCAGCTGCTGCCGGAAGGCAACGGCGGCATCGTCGAGTGGGTGAAGAACGAAGACCTCGAGAAGATGGAGAACTACGTGGACTACGGTCCCGAGGACACGGCGCCGAGCGAAGAGGCGTTCGACATCTTCTGA
- a CDS encoding AAA family ATPase: MDARTDPPSRLHVAFGTLRDQLSAEIVGQAELIERLLIALLADGHLLVEGAPGLAKTSAIRALAARLDAAFARVQFTPDLLPADLTGTEVWRPQDGRFEFQPGPIFHPLLLADEINRAPAKVQSALLEAMGERQVTVGRQTYPLPPLFLVMATQNPIEQEGTFPLPEAQLDRFLMYLRIGYPAVAAETEILRLARERARTVLQPVSDAIDRMPIDDVFAARAAVLDLHLAPPVERYIIELVLASRDAGRYDPALARRIAWGASPRGSIALERCARARAWLAGRDFVTPEDVRAIAPDVLRHRVLPSYEATAEGWDGDRLVHALLDKVPLP, encoded by the coding sequence ATGGACGCTCGCACCGACCCGCCGTCCCGCCTGCACGTCGCCTTCGGCACGTTGCGCGACCAGTTGTCCGCGGAGATCGTCGGCCAGGCCGAACTGATCGAACGCCTGCTCATCGCATTGCTCGCCGACGGCCACCTCCTTGTCGAAGGCGCGCCCGGCCTGGCCAAGACGTCCGCCATCCGCGCGCTCGCCGCGCGCCTGGATGCGGCCTTCGCCCGCGTGCAGTTCACGCCGGACCTGTTGCCGGCCGACCTCACCGGCACCGAAGTGTGGCGGCCGCAGGACGGCCGCTTCGAATTCCAGCCCGGCCCGATCTTCCATCCGCTGCTGCTGGCCGACGAAATCAACCGCGCGCCCGCGAAGGTCCAGTCCGCGCTGCTCGAAGCGATGGGCGAGCGGCAGGTCACCGTCGGTCGCCAGACGTATCCGCTGCCGCCGCTGTTCCTGGTGATGGCCACGCAGAACCCGATCGAACAGGAAGGCACCTTCCCGTTGCCCGAAGCGCAGCTCGACCGCTTCCTGATGTACCTGCGCATCGGCTATCCGGCCGTCGCGGCGGAAACCGAAATCCTGCGCCTGGCCCGCGAACGCGCGCGCACCGTGCTGCAACCGGTCAGCGACGCGATCGACCGCATGCCGATCGACGACGTGTTCGCCGCGCGCGCCGCCGTCCTCGACCTGCACCTGGCGCCGCCGGTGGAGCGCTACATCATCGAACTCGTCCTCGCCTCGCGCGACGCCGGGCGTTACGACCCCGCCCTCGCGCGCCGCATCGCGTGGGGCGCGAGCCCGCGCGGGTCGATCGCCCTCGAACGTTGTGCACGCGCCCGTGCGTGGTTGGCGGGCCGCGATTTCGTCACGCCGGAAGACGTGCGCGCGATCGCCCCCGACGTGCTGCGCCATCGCGTGCTGCCGAGCTACGAAGCCACCGCCGAAGGCTGGGACGGCGATCGCCTCGTGCACGCGCTGCTCGACAAGGTCCCCCTGCCGTGA
- a CDS encoding DUF4381 domain-containing protein has translation MAATPDLVLRDVHAAAATPWWPLAPGWWLLLALVVATFAIVFAMWWRKRARRRAFARVFDTTLADAPTPVARVAAISELLRRAARLRDPDADRYEGERWRAHLDAGAKQRLFEGDVGALLLEGPFRRDVDATAVDALQRRARQRYLEWMR, from the coding sequence ATGGCCGCGACGCCCGACCTGGTCCTGCGCGACGTGCACGCCGCCGCCGCGACGCCGTGGTGGCCGCTCGCGCCGGGCTGGTGGCTCTTGCTCGCGCTGGTCGTGGCCACGTTCGCGATCGTGTTTGCGATGTGGTGGCGCAAGCGGGCGCGGCGCCGTGCGTTCGCGCGCGTGTTCGACACGACGCTCGCCGACGCACCAACGCCCGTGGCCCGCGTCGCGGCGATCTCCGAACTGTTGCGTCGCGCTGCCCGCCTGCGCGATCCCGACGCCGATCGCTACGAAGGCGAACGCTGGCGCGCGCACCTGGATGCCGGTGCGAAGCAACGCCTGTTCGAAGGCGACGTCGGTGCGCTGTTGCTCGAAGGCCCGTTCCGCCGCGACGTCGACGCCACCGCCGTCGACGCGCTGCAACGCCGCGCGCGCCAGCGCTACCTCGAGTGGATGCGATGA
- a CDS encoding type IV pilus secretin PilQ has product MTVLNAKPMRPARRPFLRASAIGLAIGLLTAFGAVDAAQSGRVLMAQAAAAAPANAPASSLDPSKVLPGAISVSNIDFKRGDGGSGRLALRFTGGGAVPDMRTEGSRVIIDVGNAKLPAALQKSIDVGDFATPVERIEPRANGAGTKLVVSTNGNYESRAYQTGNEYVVEIVPKAAKVAAAPGAGPAMGAANTNGTPVRAYGGRPVTFNFQDVPVRTVLQLIAEESNLNIVASDTVSGNVTLRLINVPWDQALDIVLRAKGLDKRRDGNVVWVAPQKEIADYEQAKEDARIAIENRAEMVTEYIPINYGNAEEIAKLLTDESKSGSGGGGAAGATRGFLSGRGSISFDRRTNTLLVIDIPAKVTEVRRLVGLLDKPVDQVLIEARIVIATESFARELGAKFGIAGNTDNVFYNGNVAANTETANSYAKAAQANSSTPPPNPLQVGTLTKALNVNLPAVNAAGALALSIINAGYVLDVELSALQTEGRGEVISNPRIVTSNQKEAVIRQGQEVGYVTVSAQQGAGAAAIPNVQFKDVLLELKVTPTITNDGRVFLNMAVKKDEIEGFVSSGIGDVPQINKREINTAVLIDNGQTVVIGGVYEFRDRADVTKVPWLADLPVIGNLFKKKGRSKEKAELLIFVTPKVMSVAQRNPG; this is encoded by the coding sequence ATGACCGTTCTCAACGCCAAACCCATGCGGCCTGCTCGGCGCCCGTTCCTGAGGGCGAGCGCCATCGGGCTCGCCATCGGGCTGCTCACGGCGTTCGGCGCCGTGGACGCCGCGCAGTCCGGACGCGTCCTGATGGCGCAGGCAGCGGCTGCCGCGCCCGCCAACGCACCGGCCTCCAGCCTGGATCCATCCAAGGTCCTGCCGGGCGCGATCAGCGTGTCCAACATCGACTTCAAGCGTGGCGACGGCGGCTCCGGTCGCCTCGCGCTGCGCTTCACCGGTGGTGGCGCGGTACCCGACATGCGCACCGAAGGGTCGCGCGTGATCATCGATGTCGGTAACGCCAAGCTGCCGGCCGCGCTGCAGAAGTCCATCGACGTGGGCGACTTCGCCACGCCGGTCGAGCGCATCGAACCGCGCGCCAACGGCGCCGGCACCAAGCTGGTGGTCAGCACCAACGGCAACTACGAGTCGCGCGCCTACCAGACGGGCAACGAGTACGTGGTCGAGATCGTGCCGAAGGCCGCCAAGGTCGCCGCCGCGCCGGGCGCAGGCCCCGCGATGGGCGCGGCCAACACCAACGGCACGCCGGTGCGCGCCTACGGTGGCCGCCCGGTGACGTTCAACTTCCAGGACGTGCCGGTGCGCACGGTGCTGCAGCTGATCGCCGAAGAGTCCAACCTCAACATCGTCGCCTCCGACACCGTGTCGGGCAACGTGACGCTGCGCCTGATCAACGTGCCGTGGGACCAGGCGCTCGACATCGTGTTGCGCGCCAAGGGCCTGGACAAGCGCCGCGACGGCAACGTCGTGTGGGTCGCGCCGCAGAAGGAAATCGCGGACTACGAGCAGGCCAAGGAAGACGCCCGCATCGCGATCGAGAACCGCGCCGAGATGGTCACGGAGTACATCCCGATCAACTACGGCAACGCCGAGGAAATCGCCAAGCTGCTGACCGACGAGAGCAAGAGCGGCTCGGGTGGCGGTGGCGCCGCCGGTGCCACGCGCGGCTTCCTGTCCGGCCGCGGCAGCATCAGCTTCGACCGTCGCACCAACACGCTGCTGGTCATCGACATCCCGGCCAAGGTCACCGAAGTGCGTCGCCTCGTGGGCCTGCTGGACAAGCCGGTCGACCAGGTGCTGATCGAAGCGCGCATCGTGATCGCCACCGAATCCTTCGCCCGCGAACTGGGTGCGAAGTTCGGCATCGCCGGCAACACCGACAACGTGTTCTACAACGGCAACGTCGCGGCCAACACCGAGACCGCCAACTCGTACGCCAAGGCCGCGCAGGCCAACAGCTCCACGCCGCCGCCGAACCCGCTGCAGGTCGGCACGCTGACCAAGGCGCTCAACGTCAACCTGCCCGCGGTCAACGCCGCCGGTGCGCTGGCGCTGTCGATCATCAACGCGGGCTACGTGCTGGACGTCGAACTCTCGGCGCTGCAGACCGAAGGCCGCGGCGAAGTGATCTCCAACCCGCGCATCGTCACCAGCAACCAGAAGGAAGCGGTGATCCGCCAGGGCCAGGAAGTCGGCTACGTCACCGTCTCCGCGCAGCAGGGCGCCGGTGCCGCCGCCATCCCGAACGTCCAGTTCAAGGACGTGCTGCTCGAGCTGAAGGTCACCCCGACGATCACCAACGATGGCCGCGTGTTCCTCAACATGGCCGTCAAGAAGGACGAGATCGAAGGCTTCGTGTCCTCCGGCATCGGCGACGTCCCGCAGATCAACAAGCGCGAAATCAACACGGCGGTCCTGATCGACAACGGCCAGACCGTGGTGATCGGCGGCGTGTACGAGTTCCGCGACCGCGCCGACGTCACCAAGGTGCCGTGGCTCGCCGACCTGCCCGTCATCGGCAACCTGTTCAAGAAGAAGGGCCGCTCGAAGGAAAAGGCCGAGCTGCTGATCTTCGTGACGCCCAAGGTGATGTCGGTGGCGCAGCGCAATCCCGGCTGA
- a CDS encoding pilus assembly protein PilP, whose product MARLAQARLPAALAMALLLAGCGRSVTSGPPPGNLESWAAEVKARPAPPLDPLPVMQQFETFEYAAQALRDPFSEAFTDVSGGSGPRPDPNRPKQTLEQFPLDSMDMVGTIGRGPGLTALVMAPDKVTYRVHPGVYMGQSDGRVTAVYEDRIELVELVPDGAGGWLERPASVALQDQ is encoded by the coding sequence ATGGCCCGCCTTGCACAAGCACGCCTGCCCGCCGCCCTCGCCATGGCCCTGCTGCTCGCCGGTTGCGGCCGCAGCGTGACCAGCGGTCCGCCCCCGGGCAACCTGGAAAGCTGGGCCGCCGAAGTGAAGGCGCGTCCCGCGCCGCCGCTCGACCCGCTGCCCGTGATGCAGCAGTTCGAGACCTTCGAATACGCCGCGCAGGCCCTGCGCGATCCTTTCAGTGAAGCCTTCACCGATGTCAGCGGTGGCAGCGGCCCGCGTCCGGACCCGAACCGTCCGAAGCAGACGCTGGAGCAGTTCCCGCTCGACAGCATGGACATGGTTGGCACGATCGGCCGGGGACCCGGGCTGACTGCGTTGGTCATGGCACCGGACAAGGTGACTTACCGGGTGCACCCGGGCGTTTACATGGGGCAGAGCGACGGTCGGGTGACCGCCGTTTACGAAGACCGCATCGAACTGGTGGAGTTGGTACCGGACGGCGCTGGCGGCTGGCTGGAGCGACCCGCTTCGGTCGCGCTACAAGATCAATAA
- a CDS encoding pilus assembly protein PilM — protein MGLITNSQPPLIGVDISSTAVKLLQLSRAGNRYRVEHYAVEPLPPNAVVEKNIVEVEAVGEAIKRAVARSGARARHAAAAVAGSAVITKIIPMPADLDEDELESQVELEAVNYIPYPIEEVNLDFEVLGAMPGNVEMVQVLLAASRTENVDARVSALELGGLSARVMDVEAFAIENAFSLLADGLSAPRDGIIAMVDTGATMTTLNILRNGRSLYSREQVFGGKQLTDEVMRRYGLSYEEAGLAKRQGGLPESYEIEVLEPFKEAMVQQVSRLLQFFYAGSEFNRVDQIVLAGGCASIPGIAAMVEEQLGVPTVVANPLAQMTLGPRVQAHALAQDAPALMIACGLALRSFD, from the coding sequence GTGGGTCTGATCACAAATAGTCAGCCGCCCTTGATCGGCGTCGACATCAGTTCGACTGCGGTCAAGTTGCTGCAGCTCTCCCGTGCCGGGAACCGCTATCGCGTAGAGCACTACGCGGTCGAGCCGCTGCCGCCGAACGCCGTCGTCGAGAAGAACATCGTCGAAGTCGAGGCGGTGGGCGAAGCGATCAAGCGTGCCGTGGCACGGTCCGGCGCCCGCGCGCGCCATGCGGCCGCGGCCGTCGCCGGGTCGGCGGTGATCACCAAGATCATCCCGATGCCCGCCGACCTGGACGAGGACGAACTGGAATCCCAGGTCGAACTCGAAGCGGTCAATTACATCCCGTACCCGATCGAGGAAGTGAACCTCGACTTCGAGGTGCTGGGCGCCATGCCGGGCAACGTCGAAATGGTGCAGGTGCTGCTCGCGGCCTCGCGCACCGAGAACGTCGATGCCCGCGTGTCCGCGCTGGAACTCGGCGGCCTCTCGGCCCGGGTGATGGACGTGGAAGCCTTCGCCATCGAGAACGCGTTCTCGCTGCTCGCCGACGGCCTGTCCGCGCCGCGCGACGGGATCATCGCGATGGTCGACACCGGCGCCACGATGACCACGCTCAACATCCTCCGCAACGGTCGCAGCCTCTACAGCCGCGAACAGGTGTTCGGCGGCAAGCAGCTCACCGACGAAGTGATGCGCCGCTACGGCCTGAGCTACGAGGAAGCCGGCCTGGCCAAGCGCCAGGGCGGGCTGCCGGAAAGCTACGAGATCGAAGTGCTCGAGCCCTTCAAGGAAGCGATGGTCCAGCAGGTCAGCCGACTGTTGCAGTTCTTCTACGCGGGCAGCGAATTCAACCGTGTCGACCAGATCGTCCTCGCCGGCGGTTGCGCCTCCATCCCCGGCATCGCCGCGATGGTGGAAGAACAGCTCGGCGTGCCGACCGTGGTGGCCAACCCGCTCGCGCAAATGACGCTCGGCCCGCGCGTGCAGGCACACGCCCTCGCGCAGGACGCCCCCGCGCTGATGATCGCCTGCGGCCTCGCCCTGAGGAGCTTCGACTGA
- a CDS encoding type 4a pilus biogenesis protein PilO: MSQKTMALKDLSLNNTSAWPQQYKIAFCALIGLVIVGLAWYFFVSDQRNELAGLERQEADLRAEFENKQGRAANLEPLKLQLTQMEQQLQQMLRQLPSKTEMPDLIIDISQTALATGISNELFQPGPEAPKEFYAEKPISLRMVGTYHQFGAFVSGVASLPRVVIMTMHDISLTPRNPTPGSKIGPNSVLQLAGTVKTYRYLDEDETAANATTTPAAAPQGGK; this comes from the coding sequence GTGAGCCAGAAAACGATGGCGCTGAAGGACCTCAGCCTCAACAACACGTCCGCCTGGCCGCAGCAGTACAAGATCGCGTTCTGCGCCCTGATCGGCCTCGTGATCGTCGGCCTGGCCTGGTACTTCTTCGTGTCCGACCAGCGCAACGAGCTGGCCGGCCTGGAACGCCAGGAAGCCGACCTCCGCGCCGAGTTCGAAAACAAGCAGGGGCGCGCCGCCAACCTCGAACCGCTCAAGCTCCAGCTCACGCAGATGGAACAGCAGTTGCAGCAGATGCTGCGCCAGCTGCCTTCCAAGACCGAGATGCCGGACCTGATCATCGACATCTCGCAGACCGCGCTCGCGACCGGCATCTCCAACGAACTCTTCCAGCCGGGCCCCGAAGCCCCGAAGGAGTTCTACGCCGAGAAGCCCATCTCGCTGCGCATGGTCGGCACCTACCACCAGTTCGGCGCGTTCGTCAGCGGCGTGGCCTCGCTGCCGCGCGTGGTCATCATGACCATGCACGACATCTCGCTCACCCCGCGCAACCCGACGCCCGGCAGCAAGATCGGTCCCAACAGCGTCCTGCAGCTCGCAGGCACGGTGAAGACCTACCGCTACCTCGACGAAGACGAGACCGCCGCGAATGCGACGACCACGCCGGCCGCCGCGCCGCAGGGAGGGAAGTGA